The Arachis duranensis cultivar V14167 chromosome 2, aradu.V14167.gnm2.J7QH, whole genome shotgun sequence genome has a window encoding:
- the LOC107475708 gene encoding cytochrome P450 83B1-like, with product MELQPLLIFYLAIIPMFLFLIFQFYRTFKNNNNPSFPPGPRGLPLIGNLHQLDNTILHLQLSQLFKKYGPIFSLQLGLRPAIIISSSKLAKEVLKNHDHEFCGRPRLLGQQKLSYNGLDIAFSSCGDYWREVRKISVTHVLSARRVSSFSSIRHFEVKQMLKKISKHASSSKVTNLNDALMSLTSTIICRSAFGRRYDEEGAERSRFHSMLNQCEEMFASFFVSDYIPFLGWIDRINGLNKRLCETFKELDEFYQEVIDEHMDPNRKTNPEEEDMIDVLLQLKKQRSFSIDLTYDHIKAIFMDMLVGATDTTAATSVWAMTALIKNPRVLKKVQEEIRTTLRSNNNNKKKKDFLEEDDIQKLTYFKAVIKETLRLHLPLPLLLPRETKEASIIDGYKIPSKTLVYINAWAIHRDPEKWKDPEEFYPERFLLLDKNIDVGGQDFDLIPFSYGRRQCPGMHMAIAALDLILANLLYCFDWELPDGVQKEDIDTEVLPGLVQHKKNPLCLFAKPFM from the exons ATGGAGTTACAACCACTTCTAATTTTCTACCTAGCAATAATACCTATGTTTCTATTTCTCATCTTCCAATTCTATAGGacttttaagaataataataatccaTCTTTTCCTCCTGGTCCTAGAGGCCTTCCCTTAATAGGAAACCTTCATCAACTAGATAACACCATTCTTCACCTTCAACTATCTCAACTCTTCAAGAAATATGGCCCAATTTTCTCCCTTCAATTAGGGTTAAGGCCTGCCATTATCATTTCCTCATCAAAACTTGCCAAAGAGGTACTAAAAAACCATGATCATGAATTTTGTGGAAGACCAAGATTACTTGGCCAACAAAAATTGTCCTATAATGGCTTAGATATTGCATTTTCTTCATGTGGTGATTATTGGAGAGAAGTTAGAAAAATAAGTGTTACACATGTCCTAAGTGCTAGGCGTGTCTCAAGCTTTTCCTCAATAAGACACTTTGAGGTAAAACAAATGTTAAAGAAAATATCCAAACATGCCTCATCTTCTAAAGTAACAAATTTGAATGATGCATTAATGTCTCTCACTAGCACTATCATTTGTAGAAGTGCTTTTGGGAGAAGGTATGATGAAGAAGGAGCTGAAAGGAGTAGGTTTCATAGTATGCTAAATCAGTGTGAGGAAATGTTCGCTAGCTTCTTTGTTTCGGATTACATTCCTTTCTTGGGTTGGATTGATAGAATCAATGGATTGAATAAACGTCTTTGTGAGACTTTTAAGGAGTTGGATGAGTTCTATCAAGAGGTGATTGATGAACACATGGATCCAAATAGAAAGACTAATCCGGAAGAAGAGGATATGATTGATGTGTTGCTTCAGTTGAAGAAACAACGTTCGTTTTCCATAGACCTTACTTATGATCACATCAAAGCAATTTTCATG GACATGCTTGTAGGAGCAACAGATACAACAGCAGCTACAAGTGTTTGGGCAATGACGGCTCTAATAAAAAATCCAAGAGTGTTGAAGAAAGTTCAAGAAGAAATTAGAACCACACTAagaagcaacaacaacaacaagaagaagaaagatttCTTAGAAGAAGATGACATTCAAAAGTTGACCTATTTCAAGGCAGTAATAAAAGAGACACTAAGGTTGCATTTACCATTGCCATTGCTTCTACCAAGAGAAACCAAAGAAGCTAGCATCATTGATGGATATAAAATTCCATCCAAGACATTAGTGTACATAAATGCATGGGCTATACATAGAGACCCAGAGAAGTGGAAGGATCCAGAAGAGTTTTATCCAGAGAGATTCTTGTTATTGGACAAGAACATAGATGTTGGTGGACAAGATTTTGATTTGATTCCATTTAGTTATGGTCGGAGACAGtgtccagggatgcatatggcAATTGCGGCATTGGATCTTATACTTGCTAATCTTCTTTATTGCTTTGATTGGGAGTTGCCAGATGGAGTTCAAAAGGAAGATATTGATACTGAAGTCTTACCTGGACTTGTTCAACATAAGAAGAATCCTCTTTGCCTATTTGCAAAACCCTTCATGTAA